Proteins co-encoded in one Prunus persica cultivar Lovell chromosome G6, Prunus_persica_NCBIv2, whole genome shotgun sequence genomic window:
- the LOC18774440 gene encoding structural maintenance of chromosomes protein 3: MYIKQVIIEGFKSYREQVATEAFSPKVNCVVGANGSGKTNFFHAIRFVLSDLFQNLRSEDRHALLHEGAGHQVLSAFVEIVFDNADNRIPVDKEEVRLRRTIGLKKDEYFLDGKHITKTEVMNLLESAGFSRSNPYYVVQQGKIASLTLMKDSERLDLLKEIGGTRVYEERRRESLKIMQETGNKRRQIIQVVQYLDERLKELDEEKEELRKYQQLDKQRKSLEYTIYDKELQDARQKLAEVEDARNKVSETSTKMYNSVLDAHEKSKDLDKIMKDLTKELQALSKEKEAIEKQRTEAIKKHTELELDVKDLQEKISGNFGAKGDAVRQLQTLQKEIQDSMDELEKMNPLYEDQVMKEKEITKGIMEREKQLSILYQKQGRATQFSSKAARDKWLQKEIDDLERVLSSNLAQEQKLQDEIKRLNTELSERDAYIESRRREIATIESLISQSHAGFNHHKSQRDKLQDERKSLWRKETELSAEIEKLRTEVEKAEKSLDHATPGDVRRGLNSVRKICREYKIPGVFGPIIELLDCDEKFFTAVEVTAGNSLFHVVVENDEISTQIIRHLNSLKGGRVTFIPLNRVKAPRVIYPQNSDVVPLLKKLKFAPNYNPAFAQVFARTVVCRDLDVATKVARTDGLDCITLEGDQVSKKGGMTGGFYDHRRSKLKFMCTIIQNTKSVNMKEEELEKIRFMLQEIDQKITDLVTEQQKIDAKRAHDKSELEQLKQDIANADKQKILISKALGNKEKSLADVRSQIDQLRASMAMKRAEMGTDLIDHLTPVEKDLLSRLNPEIADLKEKLILCKTDRIETESRKAELETNLTTNLKRRKQELEAIISTMETDNLHGEAEIKSQELNDARLLVEDLTEQLRRVSESIDGQSKQLRRIKDEKTKLKNLEDNYERTLQDEAKELEQLLSKRNMFLAKQEEYSKKIRELGPLSSDAFETYKRRSIKELHKMLHRCNEQLQQFSHVNKKALDQYVNFTEQREELQKRQAELDAGDEKIGELIQVLDQRKDESIERTFKGVARHFREVFSELVQGGHGYLVMMKKKDGHQGDDDQDEDGPREADLEGRVEKYIGVKVKVSFTGQGETQSMKQLSGGQKTVVALTLIFAIQRCDPAPFYLFDEIDAALDPQYRTAVGNMIRRLADMANTQFITTTFRPELVKVSDKIYGVEHKNRVSRVNVVLKEDALDFIEHDQSHNAE, translated from the exons GTTGATAAGGAGGAAGTGCGTTTGCGAAGAACCATTGGTTTGAAGAAGGATGAGTATTTCTTGGATGGAAAACACATCAC GAAAACCGAGGTCATGAATTTGCTGGAAAGTGCTGGGTTCTCTCGCTCCAATCCTTATTATGTTGTGCAGCAAGGAAAG ATAGCATCATTGACACTGATGAAAGACTCTGAACGGCTGGATTTACTGAAGGAAATTGGTGGCACTCGGGTGTATGAGGAGAGACGTCGagaaagtttgaaaattatgCAGGAAACTG GAAACAAAAGAAGGCAGATAATTCAAGTTGTTCAGTACTTGGACGAGAGATTAAAGGAATTGGatgaagagaaagaggaacTGAGAAAGTATCAGCAACTTGACAAGCAGCGAAAATCTTTGGAATACACTATTTATGACAAGGAACTTCAGGATGCTCGCCAAAAACTGGCAGAG GTAGAAGATGCTCGAAACAAGGTTTCTGAAACGTCAACGAAGATGTATAATAGCGTGCTGGATGCCCATGAAAAGTCCAAGGACTTGGACAAGATTATGAAGGATCTGACTAAAGagcttcaagctttatctaaagagaaagaagcaatagaaaaacaaagaacagaaGCAATAAAGAAGCATACAGAGCTTGAGCTTGATGTGAAAGATTTGCAGGAGAAGATATCTGGAAACTTTGGAGCCAAA GGAGATGCTGTGAGACAGTTGCAGACTCTGCAGAAAGAAATTCAGGATTCAATGGATGAACTTGAGAAAATGAATCCTCTGTATGAGGATCAAGTCATGAAGGAAAAGGAGATCACAAAAGG AATAATGGAACGTGAGAAGCAGCTTAGCATACTTTATCAAAAACAAGGTCGTGCCACCCAGTTTTCAAGTAAAGCCGCTCGTGACAAATGGCTCCAAAAGGAAATTGATGATCTCGAGCGAgttctttcttcaaatttggCACAG GAGCAAAAACTTCAGGATGAAATTAAACGGCTTAATACTGAGTTGAGCGAGCGGGATGCCTACATTGAGTCTCGAAGAAGAGAGATTGCTACTATtgaatctctcatctctcagTCACATGCAGGGTTCAATCATCATAAGTCACAGAGGGACAAGTTGCAGGATGAGCGCAA GTCCCTGTGGAGGAAGGAAACTGAACTTTCTGCTGAAATTGAGAAGCTGAGAACAGAAGTTGAGAAGGCTGAAAAGAGCCTGGATCATGCGACTCCTGGT GATGTCAGGAGAGGGCTAAATTCTGTTCGTAAGATTTGCAGAGAGTATAAAATTCCTGGGGTATTTGGCCCAATTATTGAGTTGCTTGATTGCGATGAAAAGTTTTTTACTGCTGTTGAAGTAACTGCTGGGAACAG CTTGTTTCACGTTGTGGTTGAAAATGATGAAATATCAACACAGATAATTAGGCACCTTAATTCATTGAAGGGTGGACGAGTTACGTTTATCCCCTTAAATAGGGTGAAGGCTCCACGGGTAATTTATCCACAGAATTCAGATGTGGTTCCTCTGTTAAAGAAGTTAAAGTTTGCTCCAAACTATAACCCAGCATTTGCCCAG GTATTTGCAAGAACAGTTGTTTGTCGAGACCTGGATGTGGCTACAAAGGTTGCTCGTACTGATGGTCTAGACTGCATTACTTTGGAAG GTGATCAGGTCAGCAAGAAGGGTGGTATGACAGGAGGGTTTTATGACCATAGACGTTCAAAATTGAAGTTTATGTGTACAATCATACAGAACACAAAATCTGTCAACATGAAGGAAGAAGAACTGGAGAAAATTAGATTTATGCTTCAAG AGATAGACCAGAAAATTACAGATCTCGTAACTGAACAGCAGAAAATTGATGCTAAGCGGGCCCACGACAAATCAGAACTAGAACAGCTTAAGCAGGACATTGCCAATGCTGATAAgcagaaaattttgatttctaaAGCTCTTGGGAATAag GAAAAATCACTTGCTGATGTGCGGAGTCAAATTGATCAGCTTAGAGCCAGTATGGCCATGAAGAGGGCTGAAATGGGCACAGATCTCATTGATCATTTAACTCCAGTGGAGAAGGATCTTCTCTCAAGATTAAACCCTGAAATAGCAGATCTTAAAGAGAAGCTTATTTTATGCAAGACAGATCGTATTGAG ACTGAGTCAAGAAAGGCAGAGCTCGAGACTAATTTAACCACAAACCTTAAGAGGCGTAAGCAAGAACTAGAGGCCATAATCTCTACCATGGAGACTGACAATTTGCATGGTGAAGCTGAAATTAAGAGTCAGGAACTGAATGATGCTAGATTGTTGGTTGAAGATTTAACAGAGCAGCTCAGAA GAGTTTCCGAAAGCATAGATGGCCAGTCAAAGCAACTCAGGAGAATCAAAGATGAAAAGACTAAGTTAAAG AATTTGGAAGACAACTATGAGAGGACTCTTCAGGATGAAGCCAAAGAGCTAGAGCAACTTTTGAGTAAAAGAAATATGTTTCTTGCTAAACAAGAAGAATACTCGAAGAAAATCAGGGAATTGGGCCCATTGTCTTCAGATGCTTTTGAAAC GTATAAGCGAAGGAGTATCAAAGAATTGCATAAAATGCTGCACAGATGCAATGAGCAGCTGCAACAATTTAGTCATGTCAACAAGAAAGCACTTGATCAATATGTAAATTTTACAGAACAACGAGAAGAACTCCAGAAAAGGCAAGCCGAGCTGGATGCAGGTGATGAG AAAATTGGAGAACTTATACAGGTTTTGGATCAAAGGAAGGATGAATCAATAGAACGTACTTTTAAAGGTGTTGCTAGGCACTTTCGAGAAGTTTTCTCAGAACTTGTGCAAGGTGGCCATGGTTACCTTGttatgatgaagaaaaag GATGGTCACCAAGGTGATGATGATCAGGATGAGGATGGACCACGTGAAGCGGATTTAGAGGGAAGAGTCGAGAAATATATTGGTGTAAAAGTGAAG GTTTCTTTTACCGGACAAGGGGAAACTCAGTCGATGAAGCAGTTGTCCGGGGGTCAGAAAACTGTTGTTGCGCTAACGCTTATCTTTGCCATCCAGCGATGTGATCCTGCTCCCTTTTATCTTTTCGATGAAATAGATGCAGCACTGGATCCTCAATACCGAACAGCTGTTGGAA ATATGATCCGGCGCCTGGCAGACATGGCAAATACTCAATTTATAACCACAACATTCCGGCCAGAGCTTGTGAAAGTTTCTGACAAAATATATGGTGTTGAACATAAAAACAGGGTGAGCCGTGTCAACGTTGTCTTGAAGGAAGATGCATTGGACTTCATCGAGCATGACCAGTCTCACAATGCAGAGTAA
- the LOC18774194 gene encoding uncharacterized protein LOC18774194: MIIKTNSFVLLVGLVCLCCCAEGTKIKVKAHHVKYKNPKEKINVRVEDLLARMTLKEKLGQMAQVDRGNITAKVMKEYNIGSVLSGGESVPRTQATPRDWIDMINKFQNWSLASRLGIPMIYGIDAVHGHNNVYKATMFPHNVGLGATRDPELVKRIGAATALEVRATGIQYSFAPCVSVCRDPRWGRCYESFSEDPNIVKQMTDFVIGLQGEIPAGSPKGVPYVGGTDKVAGSAKHYVGDGGTTKGINENDTVIDWQGLLNIHMPGYPEAIAKGVATVMVSYSSWNGVKMHANHDLVTKYLKDTLKFKGIVISDWLGVDKISNPPFTNYSNSVLLSIQAGLDMIMLPYNYIDFVKFLTEHVNNKRIPMSRIDDAVRRILSVKFMMGLFENPMSSYEYIPRLGCQEHRDLGREAVRKSLVLLKNGKTPTAPLLPLPKKANRILVAGTHANNLGYQCGGWSLTWQGVSGNNHTVGTTILGAIASAVNETTEIVFSLNPDTNFVKANKFDYAVVAVGELPYAETKGDSVNLTIAEPGPSIITNVCGAVKCAVIVVSGRPVVIEPYLSSMDALVAAWLPGTEGQGVADVLYGDYGFTGKLPRTWFRRVDQLPMNFGEKNYDPLLPFGFGLTTQPVNKR, from the exons ATGATCATAAAGACAAATTCATTTGTTCTCTTAGTGGGACTTGTGTGCCTTTGTTGCTGTGCAGAagggacaaaaataaaagtaaaagcaCATCACGTGAAATACAAGAACCCTAAAGAGAAAATCAATGTTCGCGTAGAGGACCTTCTAGCCCGGATGAcactaaaagaaaagcttgGTCAGATGGCGCAAGTAGACCGCGGAAATATCACAGCCAAGGTCATGAAGGAGTACAATATAGGCAGTGTACTGAGTGGTGGAGAGAGTGTGCCGCGAACGCAGGCTACTCCGCGGGATTGGATAGACATGATTAACAAGTTTCAGAACTGGTCACTTGCAAGCCGGCTTGGAATCCCTATGATTTATGGCATTGATGCAGTTCATGGCCACAATAACGTTTACAAGGCCACAATGTTCCCACATAATGTTGGACTTGGAGCTACCAG GGATCCAGAACTTGTGAAGAGAATTGGTGCTGCGACTGCTCTTGAAGTTAGAGCTACTGGCATTCAGTATTCATTTGCACCATGTGTTTCG gtctGCAGAGATCCGAGATGGGGTAGATGTTATGAGAGTTTTAGCGAGGATCCGAATATTGTTAAACAAATGACTGATTTCGTAATCGGATTGCAAGGTGAAATTCCAGCTGGTTCACCAAAGGGCGTTCCTTACGTCGGTGGAAC GGATAAGGTAGCGGGCTCTGCAAAACACTATGTGGGTGACGGCGGCACTACCAAGGGCATCAATGAGAATGACACTGTCATTGATTGGCAAGGATTGTTGAACATTCACATGCCCGGTTATCCCGAAGCCATAGCCAAGGGTGTAGCCACTGTCATGGTGTCCTACTCCAGCTGGAACGGAGTGAAGATGCACGCTAACCATGACCTCGTCACCAAATATCTCAAGGACACCCTTAAGTTTAAG GGCATTGTCATCTCTGACTGGCTGGGTGTTGACAAAATAAGCAATCCCCCCTTTACAAATTATTCTAACTCAGTCCTTCTTAGTATTCAAGCTGGTCTAGACATG ATCATGCTTCCCTACAATTATATAGACTTCGTCAAGTTTCTAACTGAACATGTGAACAACAAACGTATCCCCATGAGTCGTATCGATGATGCAGTTAGGAGAATTCTGTCAGTCAAGTTCATGATGGGTCTGTTTGAAAACCCCATGTCTAGTTATGAATATATTCCCCGGCTTGGATGCCAG GAGCACAGAGATTTGGGAAGGGAAGCTGTAAGGAAGTCACTTGTCCTTTTGAAGAATGGCAAAACACCAACTGCACCATTGCTGCCACTACCTAAAAAGGCCAACAGGATTTTAGTTGCTGGAACTCATGCCAACAATTTGGGCTATCAATGTGGGGGTTGGAGTCTTACTTGGCAGGGAGTTAGTGGCAACAACCACACTgttg GAACCACCATCCTAGGTGCCATAGCAAGTGCAGTTAACGAGACCACAGAAATTGTCTTCAGTTTAAATCCCGACACAAATTTTGTCAAGGCAAACAAGTTTGATTACGCCGTAGTTGCTGTTGGTGAGCTTCCTTACGCTGAGACAAAAGGGGACAGCGTAAATTTGACAATTGCAGAACCAGGTCCAAGCATTATCACCAACGTATGTGGCGCGGTCAAGTGTGCTGTTATTGTAGTATCCGGGCGTCCAGTTGTGATTGAGCCCTACCTTTCGTCGATGGATGCTCTTGTGGCTGCATGGTTGCCTGGAACTGAAGGCCAAGGAGTGGCTGATGTTCTGTATGGTGATTATGGATTCACTGGAAAGCTTCCTAGGACTTGGTTCAGGAGAGTAGATCAGCTCCCTATGAATTTTggtgaaaaaaattatgatcCCCTCTTGCCCTTTGGTTTTGGACTTACAACGCAGCCGGTTAATAAGCGTTAA